The nucleotide sequence TCCCCCGCAGTCAGCCAGGCATCACTGAAGTGCCATTCCGGGTGATTGGGAGAGTCCGGCAAATACTGGGTTTCAATCGCAATGCCCTGATGCTGTTGATAACACCCATCACGCCCGGGTGTGCCTGCCAGTGCATTGCCGGTATAAATCTGAACCGCAGGCTTAGTGGTCCTCACTGTCATGGATACCTGTTCGTCTTCTGATACCAGTTCAACGGCTGTCCCTGTGCCGATAACGTCATCATCGAGGACAAAGGCATGGTCATAACCGCCCGCCTGTTGCTGATCCGCATCCAGCAGCAAATCCTGACGAACAGGCTTGCCCTTGCCAAAATCGAATCCGGTTCCGGCAACCGCCCGCAGTTCACCGGTCGGAATCCTATCCGAATCGGTTACGACATAGCGTTGTGCATGGACGGTTAAACGGTGATCCAGGCAGTCAGAACCGGACTCAGCCCCAGACAGATTGAAATAGGCATGATTGGTGAGATTCACCGGCGTGTCTTCATCCGTGTGTGCCTGGTAGTCGAAAATCACCTGATTCGATGCATTGAGTGACACAGTCACAGAAACCGTCAAGTGGCCGGGGAAGCCCTGATCGCCCGCCGGTGATGACCCACTGAAACGGATCATGGCGTCTGAACATTCTTCTACCTGCCAGCGCTGCCTGTCAAATCCGTGCGGGCCGCCGTGCAGGCAATGGGCATTTTCATTCGCCAGCAGACTGAAGACTTTGCCATTGCGGCTGAAGCGGCTGTTGCCAATCCGGTTCGCAAAGCGTCCCACCGTCGCGCCGAGATACGCTGTCTGACGCTGGTAATCAGCCAGAGTACGGCAGCCCAGCAGCACTTCACGGCGACCGCAGCGCAACGGTAAAGTGCAGCTGACCCAAGTCGCCCCAATATCCATGAAGGTGGCTGTCATGCCATTGGCATTGGATAAAGTGAACACCCGAGCCGGTTGACCGTCTTCTGCTGCACCGGCTGTCAGGTCGGCAGTCAATTGCTGCACAAAGTCATCACTGAGCATTAAGTACGTCCTGTTGCAGCAAAACGCTTTTCAGCACACCGGCACCTGCCATTGGCTGACAGACATAGATGCTGGCCTGCAGCCCGGTTGCGTTTTCGTACTGCGCTTCAACAGCCCGCTGGACAGCGTCGACCAGTTCCGCAGGCACCAGCGCGACCACGCATCCGCCAAAACCGCCGCCTGTCATGCGCACACCGCCCCGCTCGCCAATTGCTGCTTTCACTATGTCTACCAGGGTGTCGATTTCCGGTACTGTGATTTCAAAATCATCCCGCATCGACTGATGAGAGTCCGCCATCAGCTGGCCAAGCGTTGCCAGATCCCCCTGCTCTAATGCTTCAGCCGCACGCAGGGTACGCGCATTTTCAGTGATAATGTGTTTGGCCCGGCGGGCAACCACCTCATCCAGTTGCTCCGCCTGAGCCTGAAACCTGGAGATATCCACATCCCTGAGCGCTTTTACGCCAAAGGCCTGCGCAGCGGCTTCGCATTGCTGACGACGGGTGTTGTATTCACTGCCGACTAATCCGCGTTTTTTGTTGCTGTTGATGATCACCACCGACAACTCAGGCGGCAGAGAGACAGCCTTGGTCTCTAATGAACGGCAGTCGATTAACAGCGCATGTCCCGCTTCGCCTTCAGCAGAAATCAGCTGATCCATAATGCCGCAATTGCATCCGACAAACTGGTTTTCAGCCTGCTGACCGATTAAAGCAATTTCCTGCTGTGTCAGTGACAGATCGAACATAGCGTTAAACGTCTGCCCGATCACCACTTCCAGCGCCGCGGATGAGCTCAGCCCCGCGCCCTGGGGCACATTACCGCTGACCGCAATATCAATCCCGCCCAATTCACAACCACGCGACTGCAGACAGTCAATCACACCGCGAATGTAGTTGACCCACAGGCAATCTTTGTCAAACACCAGGGGCTGAGAAAGATCGAACGTATTGATCTCCCCCTGATAGTCGAGAGCCATCACCCGCACACACTGATCGTCACGTCGGCTTGCGGCCACCATGGTTTGATAATCAATGGCGCACGGCAGAACAAAACCATCATTGTAATCTGTGTGCTCACCAATCAGATTCACGCGTCCCGGCGCCTGGATCAGGTGGGAAGGTGAATAGCCAAACCCCTCAACAAAGGCGGTTTCAAGGCGATTGACGAGCTGTTCTTCCCGGCTGTATGTCGTCATGACTGCTTTTCCTTACTCATATTTGCTTCGCGATAGTGGACATCGCTGACAGCCCGCAGTCTTTCTGCGGCCTGTTCTGGCGTTAAATCACGCTGGCTTTCTGCCAGCATTTCGTAGCCAACCATGAATTTCTTGACACTCGCTGAGCGTAACAATGGCGGGTAAAACAAGGCGTGCAATTGCCAATGGTCCAGATCATGACTGTCCGTGTCGCTGTGCTCAAAGAAAGGGGCGAAATGCCATCCCATTGAATATGGGAATGGACACTGAAACAGATTGTCATAACGACTGGTGAGCTTTTTCAGCGCCAGTGCCAGATCTTCACGCTGCACAACAGACAACTCGCTCATTCTGCGAATCTGTGTTTTCGGCAGCAGCAAGGTTTCAAACGGCCAGGCTGCCCAATAAGGAACGACCGCCAGCCAGTGCTCGGTCTCCACTACCGTTCTGCTGCCATCGGCCAGTTCCGAGTTGACATAATCCAGCAGCAACGGCCTGCCGTGCCGCTGGAAATAGTCGCGCTGATACTGATCTTTCACCGCCACTTCGTTGGGCAGAAAGCTGTTGGCCCAGATTTGCCCGTGCGGATGCGGTTGCGAGCAGCCCATGATGGCGCCTTTGTTTTCAAAGGCCTGTACCCAAAGAAAGCGCTGACCTAGTTCTTCAATCTGGCTGTCCCAGGTATTGACGATCTCGGTAATGGCCGACAGGGGCAATTCAGGCAGCGTTTTACTGTGATCCGGTGAGAAACACACCACCCGGCTCAGCCCCTGAACGGATTGAAACTGAAACAGGCTGGTTCCTTCGCTGCTGGCAGACGGCGTGTCTGGCATTAACGCAGCATGATCGTTGTTGAAGACATAAGTCCCGGTATAAGCCGGGTTCACATCACCCGACACCCGGGTATTGCCTGCACACAAGAAGCACTCGCTGTCGTAAGGCTGATCCGGTGCCACCGCTTGCGATTCATCTGCACCTTGCCAGGGCCTTTTCGCCCGGTGGGGCGACACCAGTACCCACTGACCGGTCAGCGGGTTCAAACGCCGGTGCGGATGTTCGCTTGCATCAAATACGTCTGTAAACATAGTGACTGAATGCCTTCTTATCGTGGTGACTTACAATGAGCAGCAGTGTAGCAATCCGCCGCTCAGGGAGACTGTTACCTTTCTCACACAGTGGAAACGTTTACAAATTAATTGAAAAAACACAATCCATGTTCGGAATTAATCTTTCCAAGATACGTAACATTTGAAATAAACCCAATGTAAACGTTTATCAATATACACTCTGGCCAGGCGAATCTCCCTGAGAAGAAAAATGCAGCTGGTAGCGGTATTCTGGCTGTGTGAGCAGATCATCCGGCTTCACACTCGGGCTCCAGGAGTCGTCGCCCCCCACGCCCATATGTTGGTGATCAAGCTGTACATACCACTGCCCATCGGCTTTGAGGTGATGATCATGCTTCGCATCAGCCAGCATCTGCGCCGGATAACGGCTGACGCTGAAGTGAAAGTCGCCACGGATGACTAACTCTCCGACAGACAGCATTCGCGTCTGACAGCGCAGACCATTTTCTGACGGAAAGATATAAGGCGTATGCAGATCGTCGATACCAGCCTGATATTCGCCAAACCGCGCCGCTTCCGATCGGTCCGGATAATTTTCAAACGGCCCCAGTCCTTGCCAGACAATGGCAGCACTCAGGCCTGTCTGCTCAACCACAAAACCATCGATCGTGAACGCCACTCCCACCCGGGGTAACGGGGGCAAATGCGGCGCCGGTTTGACATGAATATCAACCGACAGGTTGCCTTCGGCATCCAGGGTGTATTGCCAGTGCGTCACGGCCACTCGCTTTTCGCCGTAAACGTATTCAAAATCCGCTTCGACTTTGATGGCTGCGGACGTCTGGCTATTGAGGGGGAATGTCTGGCTGGCCTCGCAGCGCACACATCGCCTTTCCCAGTGGCCTATCCCTGCGTTTGCCCAGCGGCTGACATAGGCCCGGGGATCCACATTGTCGGCTTCACTGGTACCAATATCGTTATCTAACGGAGCCCGGAAAAAGTTGTCTGTCATCGGGGCGGATAGTTTTGCCCTGCCCTTTGCTAACCAGTGAGTGAGCAAACCTGTCCGGCGATCCCAGCTCAGGCTAAAGTCCTGTCCGGAGACTGAAATGACGCTGTCAGACTGGAGAACCGTTCGGAATGTGCCCAGTGAGCGTTCGGCAGGGATCGCAGATAACAGCGAAAGCGGGTTAGGCACACAAAACTGTTCGGTTGCAATGACTGTCCCTGCTTCCGCCCAGCCGCAATCTTGTGTCAGCACCAGATCCAGATCGAGATGATACAACTTGCCAGGCTGACAACTGACGTCAAAATGCACCTCAAAAGTGGCCGTCTCACCCGGCCCCAGCAGCAAAGCCTGCCTCTGGCTGGCCACCGGCTTTCCGTCTTCTTTCAGCGTCCACAAACAGGTTTCGTTGTCTGTGGCACGGAACAGCCATTCACTGGTGATTGACACCTGGCAGCGAATACCGCGCTCGCTGTGTGCTGTATCGGTGAGTTGCGCCTGAATAGACTGCTGGCAGTATCTGGCTTCGTAAAAAGCCGGGTGCGGTGTCCGGTCCGGAAACATCAGGCCGTTGATGCAGAACTGACGATCATTGGGCTGATCACCGAAATCGCCGCCATAGGCCCAGAAATGACGGTCATTGTCATCAAACTGGCTGATCCCCTGATCAACCCAGTCCCAGACAAAACCGCCCTGAAGGCGCGGGTACTGCCGGAACGCCTGCCAGTAGTCGGCAAACCCGCCGAGACTGTTTCCCATAGCATGGGCATATTCACACAGGATTAACGGGCGTTGTTCACCCGGTAACGACAGCCATTTTTTTATCGCCCATTTAGGTACAGCCTCAAACGGCTGATCCTCATCCACTCTGGCATACATAGGACAAATAATATCGGTCGCGGCGGTATCGGCCCCGCCCCCTTCATACTGAACCGGACGAGAGGGATCCCTGTCTTTTGACCAGGCATACATCGCAGTATGCGTGCTGCCATAACCGGACTCATTACCCAGAGACCACACAATAATGCAGGGGTGATTTTTATCCCGCTCAACCATGCCTGTATAGCGAGCCATCATTGCGGACTGCCAGTCAGTGTCGCTGGCCAGCCGTCCCATCGGAAACATGCCGTGCGTTTCGATATTGGCTTCATCGCACACGTACAGCCCGTATTCATCGCACAGTTCATACCAGCGCGGGTGATTGGGATAATGCGCCGTCCGGACCGCATTGAAATTCCCCTGTTTGAGCAGGCGGATATCTTCAATCATGTCCACTTCGGTCACGGCATGTCCGCGTTCCGGATGGTGCTCATGACGGTTCACGCCGCGGATCAGCAAAGGTTTGCCGTTCAGACAAAGCTGACCTTGCAGCATTTCAATTTGCCGGAACCCGACCGCATAGGCTTCAACATCCAGTACCTGCCCATGGTTATCGAGCAGCGTAATCACGCAGCGGTACAGATTCGGTGACTCTGCACTCCACTGCAGCGGCGCTGCCACAGACAACTGGTGGTAGACCCTGTCGTTCCACCCCCCTTTTTCATCAATCACGCGCTCGTTCGGCCTGGCGAAGACACGGTCTGTGACAGGCTCACCACGGTAAAACAGCTGCGCAGCGACCTGATAGTCGCTCGGTTTCGACAAGCGGGTGACAATATCCAGCCGACCGTCCCGGTAACAGGCGTCCAGCGCGGGGGTCATGAACACATCTTCAATCCCCAATTCTGGTTTTGTCAGCAGATAGACATCGCGAAAAATTCCGCTCAGCCACCACATGTCCTGATCTTCAAGATAACTGCCGTCGCTCCAGCGCATCACCATCACCGCAAGCACATTCTCACCGAGCTTCAGATACGGGCTCAGATCAAACTCAGCAGGCAACCGACTGTCCTGGGAATATCCCACCCAATGGCCGTTACACCACAGATGAAAAGCTGAGTTCACGCCATCAAACACAATCCGGGTCCGCTGGGATAACTGGACATCATCAATGTGAAACTCACGGCGATAACAGCCTGTTGGATTCTCTGACGGGACAAAAGGCGGATTCAGCGCAAAAGGGTATTTGATATTGGTGTAGATGGGCCTGTCATGCCCTTCCAATTGCCAGTTGGACGGCACATAAATCGTCGTCCAGCCAGACGGGTCGAAAGCCGACTCGGGAAAATCAGCAGGGACTGACTCGGGTTTATCGTACAGGCAGAACGCCCAGTCACCATTGAGAGTGCGGCGATTACTGTCGCCCTGGTGCAAAGCGTCGGTTTCAGACGCATAGCTGAATAATGGGCTGTGCGCCTGAATCCGGTTTCTCTGAACCGAATGCGGGTTTTCCCAGTCGCGGCGCGCCAGAATCTCAGAAAAAGACAGCATGGAGTGTCCTCGGCATTTTCCGATTCGTTAACAATGCACACAGACAGCGACACCAGGATGAAAAAACGGGTGCGCTGTCTGCATCGGGTTCGCTTATTTCTTGTTCGCGTACTTCATCGAGTCGAGGGCGACCGCAAAAATGATGATGCCGCCTTTAATGATGTACTGCCAGTAAGGGCTGACACCAATATAGGTCATCCCGTAATTGATGATGGTAAAAATCAGCACCCCGGTTACCACACCGATCACACTCCCCACGCCACCGGCGAAGGACACGCCGCCAACCACACAGGCCGCGATGGCATCCAGCTCATACATGAAACCCAGGTTGTTGGTTGCCGAGCCGATACGCCCCGCTTCCAGCATGCCGCCGAAGGCGTAAAACACACCAGACAGCGCGTAAATTTTCAGGAGTGTCACCGGTACATTCACACCCGAGACTTTCGCCGCTTCCGGGTTACCGCCAATCGCAAAGATATTTTTGCCAAATACCGTTTTATTCCACAGTACCCACACCACGCCAATGGCAATCACGGCGTAGAAGGTCAGGTAAGACAGCCTGAAACTGCCCAACCGGATGAATCCCTGTGCAAACTCTGAAAAGCGCGGATCAAACCCGGCGATTGGTGAAGCCCCCACTGAATCAAAATACAGCGAGTTGACCCCGTAGACGATGATCATGGTCCCCAGCGTGGCAATAAACGGCGTCACCCGCATGTAGGCGACAATAAAGCCATTCACTAAACCTATCAGGGCACCGACAGCACAAACCGCAATAATGACAGCCACAATCGGGATCTGACCCAGATCCGGGAAGACTTTGTTGACGTTGTCTGATGCCTGCAGCAAAGTTGCAGACAGCACTGCTGCAAGCCCCACCTGACGACCGGCGGACAAGTCTGTGCCCTGAGTAATAATCAGGCCAGCCACACCCAGTGCAATGATGATACGAACGGAAGACTGGGTCAGAATATTACTTAAATTTCTCAAACTTAAAAAAGACGGTTCCTGAATCACGATAATCGCGAGCAGAATAAAAAGCACTGCATAAATACCGCCGGCTTTCAGGTAGCGCATCATGCTTAATTTTTTTAATGTTTCCATGTTCATAACCCTTACAGATAGCGGGAAGCAAGGCTGAGAATTTCACTTTGTGTCGTATTTCTGGTCTCGACAATACCTGCTGCACGACCGTTACTCATCACCAGAATACGATCGGTTATTCCTAGCAACTCAGGCATTTCAGACGAAATAATAATGATACCTTTATCTTTTTTAGCCAGCTCTAATATCAGCTGATAAATTTCAAATTTCGCGCCAACATCAATGCCGCGAGTGGGTTCATCCAGCATCAGTATTTCAGGTCCGGTTAATAACCAACGCCCGATAATGACTTTTTGCTGATTACCTCCTGATAAGGAACCAATCGTGGTTTTATGTGAAGGCGTTTTTACCCGCATGGAGTCAATCACCCACTGAGTATCACTCGACATTTTTTTATTGCTGAGTAAACCTGTGCCTTGTTTATAGTCGTCCAGGTTGGCGATCAAAGCATTAAAACGAATATCGAGGTTGGCGTAGATCCCGGTCGAACGACGCTCTTCTGTCACCAGCGCGAAGCCGTTTTTAATGGCTTCATGCGCGTCACGGTTCGCCACAGCGCTGCCGTGCAGCAGGATTTCACCTTTGCTGCGCTCACGAATACCAAACAAGGTTTCAACGACATCGGTTCGCTTAGACCCGACAAGACCTGCGATGCCAAGCACTTCGCCTTTGCGTAACTCAAAACTGACGTCTTTAATCGAAGGCTGATTCAGTGCGGTCAGGTTTTTCACTTCCAGAATCGGTTCTTTCGGAATGTTATCTTTTTCAGGAAAGCGCTGGGTCAGTTCACGGCCGACCATCATGCTGATAATGTCATCCATGCTCAGGCCTTCCAGCGGCCGGGTATCAATCCATTGCCCGTCCCGCAATATCGTAATTTCGTCACAAATCGAAAAGATCTCTTCCATTTTATGCGAAATATAAATAATGCCGCAGCCTTTGTTTTTCAGCTTATTAATAATGGTAAACAGATGGTTCACTTCTTTTTCAGTCAGAGAAGAAGTCGGTTCATCCATAATCACGATCTTGGCGTTATATGAAAACGCTTTGGCTATCTCAACCATTTGCATTTGAGAAACAGAAAGTGTCGAAACTTTTACTTTTGGATCGATATCAATATCTAATTCTTCAAAAACACGCTTGGTTTCTTCATACATTTTATTCTGGTCAACAAACAGCCCTTTCTTGGGGTATCTGCCTAACCAGATATTATCCATGACTGTGCGCTGCAGTACCTGGTTTAATTCCTGATGAACCATAGACACGCCAGATTCCAGCGCTTCTTTCGATGACTGGAAATTGACCGGTTTACCCAGAAAGACAATCTCACCCTCATCTTTCTCGTAAATACCAAACAAGCACTTTAATAAAGTCGATTTCCCGGCCCCGTTCTCCCCCATTAAGGCATGAATAGAATGAGGACGGACTTTGAGATTGACATTATCCAGGGCTTTTACGCCGGGAAATTCCTTGCTGATCCCTGACATCTCCAGCAGGAATTCATCATTTTGTATTGTCATACAGTCTTACCAATGTGCGGCTGGAAGCCCGGAGAAGCGGTAGCATGCCCCTCCAGGCCTGGATGGAACAAGGCGTGGTTATTTCAGGGTGCTGGCATCAACACCGACGTAAGGAACGCGAACCACTTTGTTCACCACTTTCCAGTGGGTGCCTTCCGTCGCTGAACGGCCGTTGGCAAGGTTACGTGCCAGCTCAAACGTCGCTTTTGCCTGGTTCTGGGCATCGTTCAAGACCGTACCCGCCAGCTCGCCTTTTTTGATCATGCTCAGTGCTTCGTCCAGGGCATCTACACCAAAGACAGGGAGCTGACTTTTACCCACCGCTTTGAGTGATTCCACCGCACCCATCGCCATTCCATCATTATTGGCAATCACAACTTCGATCTTGTTACCGTTTGGACCGGAGATCCAGGCGTCCATTTTGTCTTTCGCCATCGCGGTATCCCACATGCCTGTATCCATGTGCAATTGCTGGGTTTCGATACCGTTGTCGTTAATCGTCTTCACCGAATAAGTGGTACGGGCTTCTGCATCAGGATGGCCCGGTTCACCTTTCAGCATCACAAACTGCAGCTTGCCGTCTTTGTTCAGATCCCATTCCGGATGCGCTTTCCATTGCTTCGCAATCAGATTGCCCTGAATGACGCCCGACTCTTTTGAATCTGTGCCGACGTAATAGGCTTTGTCATAGCTTGCCAGAACGGCGGCACTCGGTTCTTTGTTGTAGAACACAACCGGCACATCATCCATTTTCGCTTTACTGATCACAACCGGTGCTGCCGCCGGGTCAACCAGGTTGATCGCCAGCGCCTGAACGCCCCTTGCCAGCATGATGTCGATCTGATCGTTCTGCATTGACTGACTGTTTTGTGAGTCATTCATCATGATGCGGGTATCACCGTCCTGATTGGCTTCTTTTTCAATCGCCTGGCGCACAACCGACATAAAGTTGTCGTCATATTTATACACAGTCACGCCGACTGTGGTGCCTGCTGTAGCTGATGAAGCGAGTGTAACGCCCGCGCAAAGGGTTGCTAGCAAGGTTAATTTTTTCATCAAACTCGTCCTGTATTCATTATTGGTATACGACTGGGTGTAGGGTTGAGGCCATGCGATTCATGTCGCTTATCCGACCTAACAGCAGCGAGTCTACCCCGACAAAAGTTAATAAAAAGTGATCAACACCAAAAATGTAAACGTTTCCCCTGCACAATAAAAACCTCAGTTATGTAACAAAGCTCTCAGGCAGGTATCAAAACAGCAGCGTTCGGCGGCTGGCATAACACTGAGATAACACTGCAGTTAAATACCTTAAAATCAGATACTTATCGTTTTATCATCTTAATTTATGAGCGATAGGAAGGAATAAATCAGGATACGGCCACCCTCTTCATCGTATTTTTGTAACAAAAAACACGTCGATGAGCCTCACAAAACATGCAGAAACGTCCCCACAGCCTCAGGTTAGCCAAGAGAAGAAAGATTGACCAGATTGATCATGTGAGCAGGAATTCACCCAAAAGTGTAAACGATACCAAAACATCACTAACCATATATCCCGTCACTCATCGCCGGCAAGAATCGGCTTTGAATCAACGCGGTTTGACAGCTCAGCTATACTAAGCTCGTAATCGGCACGATGGATCGGCATTAGTTTTCCAGATGTGATGTTCTGTGAATGAACTATACGACTCATACTCAACCCAGCTCACGGACGAATCACACACCCATTTTTGTGCGGAGGCCGCGATGTCGTCCACCAAATTCAATGACATCATCGATAAACCTACCTTTTTCGGTTCTCTCTTTTTGCTATTTGCTGTGACCTTACCTTTAGTCTTCTTTCCCGAAGCTGGTGCGGCCTGGGTACTGAGCGCCAAAGATTTTGTAACCGATCAGCTTGGCGTGCTCTACCTGATACTCGGCCTGGGTGCGTTTCTGTTTATGGTGTACATCACCTTCAGTGATATCGGCCAGATCAAACTGGGCACCCCGGAGGAAAACCCTGAGTTTTCCACTTTCTCCTGGGCTGCGATGCTGTTTTGCTCAGGGATTGGCGCGTCGATTCTTTACTGGTCAATGATTGAATGGGCTTACTATTATCAGACCCCGCCTTTCGACATTCCCGGCGGTACGCATGAAGCCGCCAAATGGGCCGTCACCTATGGCATTTTTCACTGGGGCCCGCTGGCCTGGTCGATTTACCTGATCCCTGCGCTCCCGATTGCTTATTTCTATTACGTTCGTAACCACAGTGTCCTGAAAATCAGTGAAGCCTTGATGCCGGTACTGGGGGAAGAGCGAGCACGCGGCTGGCTGGGTAAGCTCATCGATGTGTTCTTTATCTTTGGGATGCTCGGCGGCGGGGCAACCACGCTCGGCCTTGCCGCGCCTTTGATCAATCAGGGCGTGCATGAGCTTTTTGGCGTGCCCAATAACCTCTATACCCGCATCGCGGTGCTGATTGTGTGTACCGCCATTTTCGGTTACAGCGCTTACGCCGGCCTGAAAAAAGGCATCCAGTTACTGTCTAATATCAACATGTGGCTGGCCGTCGGCATCTTGCTGTTTATTTTTGTAACCGGGCCCACGCTCTTCATGCTGAACACCGGTCTGGACTCGCTGGGACGGATGATCAATAACCTGTTTGAAATGGCCACCTGGACCGAACCCTTTGCCCAGTTCCGCCAGTTCCCGGACACGCATTTCCCTCAGGACTGGACCATTTTCTATTGGGCCTGGTGGCTGGTATTCGCGCCCAGTGTGGGGCTGTTTATCGCCCGTATCTCCAAAGGGCGAACCATCAAAGCCATGGTGGTCGGCTCGATTTTTTTCGGTACTCTGGGCTGTTTTCTGTTTTTCATGATCATGGGGAATTACGGCATTTACCTGCAACTTTCCGGGCAGTTAGATGTCATTTCCATACTGAACAATCAGGGCGCCACTGCTGCGATTTTCGCCATGCTGCACACCCTGGCCCTCAGTAAACTGGTGGTGCTCGCCTTTACCATCCTGGCGGTGATCTTCACCGCCACCACCTTTGATTCTATTTCCTATATTCTGGCCGCCGTGGTGCAGAAAGAGATCGATGAAGAGCCGGCGCGCTGGAATCGTCTGTTCTGGGCATTTGCGCTGTCTGTCATGCCCATCACTCTGATGTTCATCGGGGGGTTAGATACCCTGCAAACCGCCAGTGTGATCGGGGGTGTTCCTTTGCTGGTTGTTGCCTTGCTGCTGTGTATTTCCATTATTCGTGCAGCGCACTTTGACCTTCGCTATCAACCCGATTATGAGGACAAAGAAATCTATATCGAAGAATTGCCGGATGACGATCCATGGACCGAAGATGGTTCCTGGGATCAGGAAGGACCGGAGGAGCATGGGGTGTCACATGACGATAAACCTCATATTGAGGGGGATCCGGACAGCCACCCTTCAAGGTTGTAATCCTTTATTTCTGAACAGGGCCAACACAGGCTCTGACTGAGTTTTCTCCCATCACAGGAGAGCAAATATGAAATTACTGATTGGCCTGATAGGCGTCGCCGTCGCCTTTTCAGGCTTGGTGATAGCCGCTGAGCCCAGACTGATTCTGGACTTTATCGACCGCCACAAAAAACAACTGTGGCTGCATTTTGCGGCAGTTGCTGTGCGACTGCTGATTGGCTATTTACTGATTGAGTATGCTGACAGTACCACGATTCCTCTCGTGGTATCCGCCATCGGCTGGATATCCATTATTGCGGCGATTTTTCTGTTAATACTGGGACGAGTAAATTTTAAAAAGCTCATCAGTTGGGCGGTTGGTCTGAACGACACTCAGGGACGACTGGCCGGTATATTCGCCACCCTGTTCGGTGCTTTTATGGTGTATATCATTTTGTAAAAAATGCATGTGATTTTATGGTTATCATGCTTCGCCAGGCTATTGTTTCAATGTGCAGTCCAGCACTGGCGCACCATATCCCCAGGTGATTTTCGCTTCGCCCTGATGCTCCCACAGGCTTTCATTGCGTCCGACATATTTGGTGCCGCTGGCGCTTTGCTGCTGATACATCAGCGAGACACTGTCACCGCGTTCGGCAATCAGCGTCGACGGATCGGTCGGATAGTAAGTCGCGATCACTTCACTGCCCGGTTGGTCCGTACAGCGGTAAGTCACAGTCGCTGTGGCCTGAATCAAAGCATATCTGGCCTGCAGCTCAGCAATACGCCGCTGATATTCCGACTCAGTACATGACTTTTTATCATCGGCTTTCCAGCATTCATTGCGGCCTTTCACCCAGCCTCTTTGCTCTGCTTTCAAGGTCGGGGGATGCTCATTCGTCGCTTTATCAGCAGCCTGTTGATAGACCTCAGACAGCTTGTTATCTAACGCGGCTAATGCTTCGTCCTGACAAACCATCGCCTCAATACTGCCATCTGCCACGCCGGTGCACTCAAACGATGGCTGTGCTGCTTTCACCTGATGATAAACCAGCACAGCTGCAGCACTGAGACTGAACACCACCCAGCCAACTCTGAATTTTCTGATTT is from Photobacterium sp. TLY01 and encodes:
- a CDS encoding UDP-glucose--hexose-1-phosphate uridylyltransferase yields the protein MFTDVFDASEHPHRRLNPLTGQWVLVSPHRAKRPWQGADESQAVAPDQPYDSECFLCAGNTRVSGDVNPAYTGTYVFNNDHAALMPDTPSASSEGTSLFQFQSVQGLSRVVCFSPDHSKTLPELPLSAITEIVNTWDSQIEELGQRFLWVQAFENKGAIMGCSQPHPHGQIWANSFLPNEVAVKDQYQRDYFQRHGRPLLLDYVNSELADGSRTVVETEHWLAVVPYWAAWPFETLLLPKTQIRRMSELSVVQREDLALALKKLTSRYDNLFQCPFPYSMGWHFAPFFEHSDTDSHDLDHWQLHALFYPPLLRSASVKKFMVGYEMLAESQRDLTPEQAAERLRAVSDVHYREANMSKEKQS
- the galK gene encoding galactokinase — protein: MTTYSREEQLVNRLETAFVEGFGYSPSHLIQAPGRVNLIGEHTDYNDGFVLPCAIDYQTMVAASRRDDQCVRVMALDYQGEINTFDLSQPLVFDKDCLWVNYIRGVIDCLQSRGCELGGIDIAVSGNVPQGAGLSSSAALEVVIGQTFNAMFDLSLTQQEIALIGQQAENQFVGCNCGIMDQLISAEGEAGHALLIDCRSLETKAVSLPPELSVVIINSNKKRGLVGSEYNTRRQQCEAAAQAFGVKALRDVDISRFQAQAEQLDEVVARRAKHIITENARTLRAAEALEQGDLATLGQLMADSHQSMRDDFEITVPEIDTLVDIVKAAIGERGGVRMTGGGFGGCVVALVPAELVDAVQRAVEAQYENATGLQASIYVCQPMAGAGVLKSVLLQQDVLNAQ
- the galM gene encoding galactose-1-epimerase, with the translated sequence MLSDDFVQQLTADLTAGAAEDGQPARVFTLSNANGMTATFMDIGATWVSCTLPLRCGRREVLLGCRTLADYQRQTAYLGATVGRFANRIGNSRFSRNGKVFSLLANENAHCLHGGPHGFDRQRWQVEECSDAMIRFSGSSPAGDQGFPGHLTVSVTVSLNASNQVIFDYQAHTDEDTPVNLTNHAYFNLSGAESGSDCLDHRLTVHAQRYVVTDSDRIPTGELRAVAGTGFDFGKGKPVRQDLLLDADQQQAGGYDHAFVLDDDVIGTGTAVELVSEDEQVSMTVRTTKPAVQIYTGNALAGTPGRDGCYQQHQGIAIETQYLPDSPNHPEWHFSDAWLTAGESYQHTTCYQFDFE